In the Pectinatus sottacetonis genome, GTAATATAGCAGCGGAAATTACAATCAAAATTCCGGCAATCCTTGCCGGAATAAGGTTTAAAATATCATCTATACGGGCTGATGCCCTGCCAAAATAAAGATATCTATCATTTTTATAACCGACCATTGAATCAAGTGTATTAGCCATACGATATAAAACTGCTAATGGTAAACCGCCGATAAAAAAGAAAAATAATGGAGAAATAATTCCATCCGTGGTATTTTCTGCGATGGTTTCTATTGTGGCTCTGACCATTTCAGCTTCATCCATATTATTGACATCACGTCCTACAATATAATGAACTTTTTCTCGTGCTGCTTCAATATCATCATGTATGAGATTATTTATAACGCCAAGACCTGCCTGCATAAGGGATTTAGGTGAGATCATAAAACTTAAGATTACTGCATCTAAAAAGATTTTTATCCACCAGTTGAATTTTAATAATTCCATTCCCCAAATAATGCCGCGTGTGAGCCAATAGGCAGTGCTAAGGCATATTATGGATAAGATTAATCCCAGTACTAATTTAACGGGGTCATTGGCTTTTTTCCTATATAGTAGTGAATCAAGGATTCCCACCAGACGTCCCATAACAGCCACCGGATGATATTTACTGTTGGGATCTCCTATAATTGTATCTATTATAAAAGCACATATTACTATTATTGCCGATGTTATCATATATATCTCCGTTTATTGTAATTTGGTATGAAGATTGTTTTTATGCTGCAGTTCTTTTTGCAGTTGGCAGGCTGTGGGAGTTTTTGCCAGGCCACCCTCTGAGGTTTCTTTTAGAGAAACTGGCAATAACCGACCTATTTTATACATAGCGGAAATAACTTCGTCAGGAGGGATAAAGCTTTTTATTCCAGCCATAGCCATTTCAGCAGCAGTTAATGCGTGGACGGCGTGAAAACCATTGCGTTTTACACAGGGAACTTCTACCAGTTCAGCTACAGGGTCACAAACTAATCCCAAAGTATTTTTTAAGGCCAATGCAGCCGCGTGGGTAATTTGCTCATTAGAGCCGCCTAAAATATTAGTTACAGCAGCGGCTGCCATTGCTGCAGCTGTCCCGCATTCAGCCTGGCAACCGCCAACGGCTCCAGCAACGCAGGCATTTTTGGCAATAATATTTCCTATACCGGCAGCAGTGAAAAAGGCGTCACAATATTTTTCGTTGCTGGCTCCTTTCGCTTCCCCCACAGCAAAGACAGCACCAGGGACT is a window encoding:
- the sdaAA gene encoding L-serine ammonia-lyase, iron-sulfur-dependent, subunit alpha, whose translation is MFEYTSIADLVDLAEKLHSPISKIVLQREAEEYEVTTTQVIAKMQSRLKVFAHSIKDGLYDDRLSVSGMVGKDAKRIENMPPLVLGNIAHRALLYALAVSEGNAKMHKIVACPTAGSCGIVPGAVFAVGEAKGASNEKYCDAFFTAAGIGNIIAKNACVAGAVGGCQAECGTAAAMAAAAVTNILGGSNEQITHAAALALKNTLGLVCDPVAELVEVPCVKRNGFHAVHALTAAEMAMAGIKSFIPPDEVISAMYKIGRLLPVSLKETSEGGLAKTPTACQLQKELQHKNNLHTKLQ
- the cbiB gene encoding adenosylcobinamide-phosphate synthase CbiB, producing the protein MITSAIIVICAFIIDTIIGDPNSKYHPVAVMGRLVGILDSLLYRKKANDPVKLVLGLILSIICLSTAYWLTRGIIWGMELLKFNWWIKIFLDAVILSFMISPKSLMQAGLGVINNLIHDDIEAAREKVHYIVGRDVNNMDEAEMVRATIETIAENTTDGIISPLFFFFIGGLPLAVLYRMANTLDSMVGYKNDRYLYFGRASARIDDILNLIPARIAGILIVISAAILHFDYKNAWKIMKRDAKKHPSPNGGFTEASVAGALNIRLGGQNYYFGKPHFRAYMGDPYQKLCARHIVSAIQLMYTATVLFIALVIILLPIVPLWWHSGF